One Papaver somniferum cultivar HN1 chromosome 10, ASM357369v1, whole genome shotgun sequence genomic window carries:
- the LOC113315812 gene encoding uncharacterized protein LOC113315812, with translation MNWVLLLVFLCRNRSSIEFEELFEDYKSLYSVHEEGSSSDAHTVAYPVSVQSVGLFARIQSRRKQHWDTPSCVEEARTTELDRYLTDVIEGGMREIGQPDHFDILAWWQANASRYKILSYMARDILAMPVSSVASESAFSTGKRVLTPWRASMSTRTVEALLCTQSFLQKPIALDLLCDYIPDDAVEDEAAIWDSLLKEA, from the exons ATGAATTGGGTGTTGCTGTTGGTGTTCTTATGTAGAAATAGATCTAGTATTG AATTTGAGGAACTCTTTGAAGATTATAAGTCCTtgtattcagttcatgaggagggGTCAAGTAGTGATGCTCATACTGTTGCTTATCCAGTTAGTGTGCAATCTGTTGgtctgtttgctagaattcaatcAAGGAGGAAACAACATTGGGACACCCCAAGTTGTGTTGAAGAGGCAAGAACAACTGAGCTCGACAGGTATTTGACAGATGTGATTGAAGGTGGAATGCGTGAAATAGGTCAACCTGACCATTTtgacatattggcttggtggcaggctaatgcaagcaggtataagatactttcatacatggcaagagatatattagccatgcctgtgtcttcagtggcctctgaatcagcttttagcaCCGGGAAGCGCGTGCTGACTCCATGGAGAGCTTCTATGTCTACAAGGACAGTCGAAGCATTGCTCTGTAcacaaagctttcttcaaaagcccattgctcttgatcttctatgtgactatatacctgatgatgctgttgaagatgaggcag CCATATGGGATTCTCTGCTAAAAGAAGCTTGA
- the LOC113319379 gene encoding ISWI chromatin-remodeling complex ATPase CHR11-like encodes MARRRNSDESSEEEEVPSNNGSVSSSGEEEEPVKNEELEEDDEEELEAVARTVSDDDEEVVAGGSKSDEQDPRTDDDEEDEDANVSNAEVGKKEKARLKEMQKLKKQKIQEILDSQNKAIEADMNNKGKGRINYLLQQTEIFAHFAKGSKSASQKKPKARGRHASKLTEEEEDEEYLKEEEDSLGAAGGTRLLTQPSCIQGKMRDYQLAGLNWMIRLYENGINGILADEMGLGKTLQTISLMGYLHEFRGITGPHMVVAPKSTLGNWMKEIRRFCPILRAVKFLGNPDERKHIRENLLVAGKFDVCVTSFEMAIKEKSSLLRFSWRYVIIDEAHRIKNENSLLSKTMRLYNTNYRLLITGTPLQNNLHELWSLLNFLLPEIFSSAETFDEWFQISGENDQQEVVQQLHKVLRPFLLRRLKSDVEKGLPPKKETILKVGMSQLQKQFYKALLQKDLEVVNAGGERKRLLNIAMQLRKCCNHPYLFQGAEPGPPYTTGDHLVTNAGKMVLLDKLLPKLKERDSRVLIFSQMTRLLDILEDYSMYRGYQYCRIDGNTGGEDRDASIEAFNQPGSEKFIFLLSTRAGGLGINLATADVVILYDSDWNPQVDLQAQDRAHRIGQKKEVQVFRFCTEYTIEEKVIERAYKKLALDALVIQQGRLAEQKTVNKDELLQMVRFGAEMVFSSKDSTITDEDIDRIIAKGEEATAELDAKMKKFTEDAIKFKMDDTAELYDFDDEKDENKTDFKKLVSDNWIEPPKRERKRNYSESDYFKQAMRPGGPAKQREPRIPRMPQLHDFQFFDTQRLNELYEKEVRFLMVNHQKNQMKNSITDGEEEPDEVDPLTSEEQEEKEQLLEAGFSSWTRRDFNTFIRACEKYGRSDIKSIAAEMEGKTEEEVQRYAKVFKERYKELNDYDRIIKNIERGEARISRKDEIMKAIGKKMDRYKNPWLELKIQYGQNKGKLYNEECDRFMLCMVHKLGYGNWDELKAAFRTSPLFRFDWFVKSRTTQELARRCDTLIRLVERENQEFDERERQARKDKKHAKNLTPSKRGTRPSESPIQSMKKRKQTVMEDYIGSPGRRRK; translated from the exons ATggcgagaagaagaaattcggaTGAATcttccgaagaagaagaagtaccaTCTAATAATGGATCAGTTTCATCgtcaggagaagaagaagaaccggtTAAGAATGAAGAgctagaagaagatgatgaagaggaaCTCGAAGCAGTTGCTAGAACTGTttcagatgatgatgaggaagttGTTGCTGGTGGTTCGAAATCGGATGAACAAGATCCAAggactgatgatgatgaagaagatgag GATGCAAATGTATCTAATGCTGAAGTTGGTAAAAAAGAGAAAGCCAGATTAAAAGAAATGCAGAAGTTGAAGAAACAAAAGATTCAAGAAATTCTGGATTCTCAGAATAAAGCCATTGAAGCTGATATG AACAATAAAGGGAAAGGGCGTATAAATTATCTCTTGCAGCAGACAGAAATATTTGCTCATTTTGCAAAAGGAAGTAAATCTGCATCTCAAAAGAAACCCAAAGCAAG GGGTCGCCATGCTTCCAAACtaacagaggaggaagaagatgaagaataccTTAAAGAAGAAGAGGACAGTTTAGGTGCTGCAGGAGGTACCAGATTGTTGACGCAACCTTCAT GCATTCAAGGTAAGATGAGAGATTACCAACTTGCTGGATTGAATTGGATGATACGGCTGTACGAAAATGGAATCAATGGGATTCTTGCGGATGAGATG GGTCTTGGAAAGACATTGCAAACCATCTCACTGATGGGTTACCTGCACGAGTTCAGAGGAATTACTGGTCCTCACATGGTGGTTGCACCGAAATCTACTCTCGGCAATTGGATGAAGGAGATTCGTCGCTTTTGCCCAATTTTACGAGCTGTAAAGTTTCTTGGGAACCCAGATGAAAGG AAGCACATACGCGAAAATCTTCTGGTAGCTGGGAAGTTTGATGTTTGTGTAACTAGTTTTGAGATGGCTATTAAAGAAAAATCAAGTTTACTTCGATTTAGCTGGCGCTATGTTATCATTGACGAGGCTCATAGAATCAAGAATGAGAATTCACTTCTCTCAAAGACCATGAGACTCTACAACACCAATTACAGGCTACTTATTACTGGAACACCTCTTCAG AATAATCTCCATGAACTATGGTCTCTACTTAACTTTCTTCTTCCGGAGATATTCAGTTCAGCTGAAACATTTGACGAATGGTTCCAAATATCAGGTGAAAATGACCAGCAAGAGGttgttcaacagcttcacaag GTCCTTCGTCCCTTTCTCCTCCGGAGGTTGAAATCTGATGTAGAGAAAGGCTTGCCTCCCAAGAAGGAGACCATACTTAAAGTGGGCATGTCACAATTGCAGAAGCAGTTTTATAAGGCTTTATTGCAGAAGGATCTGGAAGTTGTTAATGCTGGTGGAGAGCGTAAGCGTCTGCTTAACATAGCTATGCAGCTTCGTAAATGCTGCAATCATCCTTACCTTTTTCAAGGTGCAGAACCTGGCCCTCCATATACCACCGGAGATCATCTTGTTACGAATGCAG GAAAAATGGTTCTTTTGGATAAACTGCTTCCAAAGCTGAAGGAGAGAGACTCCAGGGTCCTTATATTTTCACAG ATGACCAGATTGTTGGATATCTTGGAGGACTATTCAATGTATCGAGGTTATCAGTACTGTCGTATTGATGGTAATACTGGTGGAGAAGACCGTGATGCTTCGATTGAAGCTTTCAACCAACCAGGAAgtgaaaaatttattttcttactATCAACTCGAGCTGGTGGCCTTGGTATCAATCTTGCAACTGCAGATGTTGTCATTCTTTACGATAGTGACTG GAATCCCCAAGTGGATTTGCAAGCTCAGGACCGTGCTCACAGGATTGGTCAAAAGAAAGAAGTTCAAGTCTTTCGGTTCTGCACAGAG TATACCATAGAGGAAAAGGTGATTGAGAGGGCTTACAAGAAGCTTGCACTTGATGCTTTAGTGATTCAACAAGGACGACTAGCTGAGCAAAAAA CTGTTAATAAAGATGAACTGCTGCAAATGGTGAGGTTTGGTGCTGAGATGGTTTTCAGCTCCAAAGACAGCACTATCACAGATGAGGATATTGACAGAATTATTGCTAAAGGAGAAGAGGCAACAGCTGAGCTGGATGCCAAGATGAAGAAATTCACAGAAGATGCCATCAAATTCAAAATGGATGATA CTGCTGAACTATATGACTTTGATGATGAAAAG GATGAGAACAAAACAGACTTCAAGAAGCTGGTCAGTGACAACTGGATTGAGCCGCCGAAAAGAGAGAGGAAGCGCAA CTACTCGGAATCCGACTACTTCAAGCAAGCAATGCGGCCAGGTGGCCCGGCAAAACAAAGGGAACCTAGAATTCCTCGCATGCCTCAGTT GCATGACTTCCAGTTCTTTGACACTCAAAGACTAAATGAGCTTTATGAAAAAGAAGTGCGTTTCCTCATG GTAAACCATCAGAAGAATCAGATGAAAAATTCAATTACAGATGGAGAAGAGGAGCCCGATG AAGTAGATCCATTAACTTCGGAAGAGCAGGAAGAAAAAGAGCAACTATTAGAGGCT GGATTTTCATCATGGACGAGGAGAGATTTCAATACTTTCATACGAGCCTGTGAGAAGTACGGACGGAGTGATATAAAAAGCATTGCAGCTGAAATGGAAGGAAAAACTGAAGAGGAAGTCCAGAGATATGCTAAAGTTTTCAAAGAAAGATACAAGGAATTAAACG ATTATGATAGAATTATCAAGAATATTGAAAGAGGTGAGGCAAGAATCTCCAGGAAAGATGAGATCATGAAAGCGATTGGGAAGAAGATGGATCGTTACAAAAATCCCTGGTTGGAATTGAAGATTCAGTATGGACAAAATAAAGGGAAACTGTACAATGAAGAATGTGATCGATTCATG TTATGTATGGTACACAAGCTTGGGTACGGGAACTGGGATGAGCTCAAGGCTGCTTTCCGGACATCGCCTTTATTTCGTTTTGATTGGTTTGTTAAGTCTAGAACCACTCAAGAACTTGCCAGGCGCTGTGATACCCTCATTCGGTTGGTGGAGCGAGAAAACCAAGAATTCGATGAGAGGGAGAGACAAGCTCGAAAAGATAAGAAACATGCCAAG AACCTGACACCATCTAAGCGGGGCACAAGACCATCCGAGAGTCCCATCCAGTCTATGAAAAAACGGAAACAGACAGTGATGGAAGACTACATTGGATCCCCT GGAAGGAGGAGAAAATGA
- the LOC113317853 gene encoding probable serine/threonine-protein kinase PBL7 has product MVGCFSCLGPSDKGENKGVKESSKKDGSGPQSRNTSKVSSEQPESQGGGVAKKEKLLPVDGLTPNIAAHTFKYQELAAATNNFKEECVLGEGGFGRVYKGYLESTDQVVAVKQLDRDGLQGNREFLVEVLMLSLLDHSNLVKLIGYCADGDQRLLVYELMPLGSLDDHLYDLPPNKEPLNWITRMKIAEGAAKGLEYLHDKANPSVIYRDLKASNILLGEGFYPKLSDFGLAKLGPTGDNTHVSTRVMGTYGYCAPEYAMTGQLTLKSDVYSFGVVLLELITGRKAIDNNRAVKERNLVAWARPLFRDRRMFPEMADPLLQGRYPRRGLYQALAVAAMCLQEQAVSRPQIAEVVTALSYLTSQTNAAWDKNKAGPSSNPSTMHIDKESGNEVGNGRENNVFESPRQNSPNLRHNREAGYEQGMKLRLNKSEEQSSHQDSSSNLPKARETVKSPNNRDLDREHAVAEAKLWGENLRGRKRENSVGNSFDSTNGTIM; this is encoded by the exons ATGGTTGGGTGTTTCTCTTGTCTTGGACCATCGGATAAGGGGGAAAATAAAGGCGTTAAAGAAAGTTCAAAGAAAGATGGTTCTGGTCCTCAATCTCGTAATACTAGTAAAGTTAGTTCAG AACAACCTGAATCTCAAGGTGGAGGTGTTGCTAAGAAGGAAAAACTACTCCCTGTTGATGGTTTAACTCCAAATATTGCTGCTCATACTTTCAAATATCAAGAGCTAGCTGCTGCCACAAATAATTTTAAGGAAGAGTGTGTTTTAGGTGAAGGAGGATTTGGACGTGTATATAAGGGTTATCTTGAAAGCACTGATCAG gtagttgcAGTGAAACAGCTCGACAGGGATGGCCTTCAAGGGAAcagagaattcttggtggaggtTCTCATGCTCAGCCTCTTAGACCATTCTAACCTTGTCAAACTGATTGGTTATTGTGCTGATGGAGACCAACGACTCCTTGTATACGAGTTAATGCCATTAGGGTCATTGGACGATCATTTATACG ATCTTCCACCCAACAAGGAGCCTCTGAATTGGATTACAAGGATGAAGATTGCAGAGGGTGCAGCTAAAGGCTTGGAGTACTTGCATGACAAAGCCAACCCTTCTGTAATTTACAGGGATttaaaagcatccaatattctCCTGGGTGAAGGGTTTTATCCAAAGCTGTCAGATTTTGGTCTTGCCAAACTTGGTCCTACTGGCGATAACACCCATGTTTCTACAAGAGTGATGGGAACATATGGTTATTGCGCTCCAGAGTACGCCATGACTGGCCAACTCACTTTAAAATCTGATGTTTATAGTTTTGGTGTAGTTTTGCTAGAGTTGATCACTGGGCGCAAGGCAATTGACAACAATCGAGCCGTTAAAGAGCGTAATCTTGTTGCATGG GCACGACCATTATTTAGAGACCGTAGAATGTTCCCGGAAATGGCTGACCCACTCTTGCAAGGACGCTATCCAAGACGTGGTCTTTACCAAGCTCTTGCTGTTGCAGCAATGTGTTTACAAGAACAAGCTGTCAGTAGACCTCAAATTGCAGAGGTTGTGACTGCTCTTTCATATTTAACTTCTCAAACTAATGCAGCATGGGATAAAAACAAAGCGGGTCCATCTTCTAACCCTTCAACCATGCACATTGATAAAGAAAGTGGAAATGAAGTTGGAAATGGTAGGGAGAATAACGTTTTTGAGTCCCCTCGTCAAAACTCTCCAAATTTGAGACACAACAGAGAAGCAGGTTATGAGCAAGGAATGAAGCTCAGGTTAAACAAATCAGAGGAACAAAGTTCTCATCAGGACAGCTCTAGTAATTTGCCGAAAGCAAGGGAAACAGTGAAGAGTCCGAACAACCGTGACTTGGATAGAGAACACGCAGTTGCAGAGGCAAAATTATGGGGTGAGAATTTGAGAGGAAGGAAGCGTGAGAATTCAGTAGGTAATAGCTTTGACAGTACTAATGGAACTATAATGTAA